The following proteins are encoded in a genomic region of Pagrus major chromosome 16, Pma_NU_1.0:
- the rd3l gene encoding protein RD3-like has translation MPLFSWMKWSQDSGVQAQDEATPMKTSGVVPSRMLIRELLWHVEERERLARELEREHRLAHSALGLHWFQKYPRLRTLIPTSELHQLEFLCAQIPPIHAATILSRFREVLATNNIRPWELASVFKQVLRDFLSQKEYDEEDDLSVQPAQLRPMEAWTSRYKMKQGFVTPTVPNCGDHPREEIPTISGYVDRAMRYSSSFAGSNRDWDLPYYYPIPVRPIEAYSTTL, from the exons ATGCCTCTGTTCAGCTGGATGAAATGGTCCCAGGACTCAGGAGTGCAGGCTCAGGATGAAGCGACACCTATGAAGACCTCTGGGGTCGTACCCAGTCGCATGTTAATCAGAGAGCTCCTGTGGCATGTAGAAGAGCGCGAGCGGCTGGCGAGGGAGCTGGAACGGGAGCACAGGCTGGCCCACAGCGCCCTGGGTCTCCACTGGTTCCAGAAGTACCCCAGGTTACGGACCCTTATCCCCACATCAGAGCTACACCAGCTGGAGTTCCTGTGTGCTCAGATCCCACCCATCCACGCAGCCACCATACTCTCCAG GTTTCGTGAGGTGCTTGCCACTAACAACATACGGCCCTGGGAGCTGGCGTCTGTCTTCAAGCAGGTTCTGAGAGACTTCCTGAGCCAAAAGGAATATGATGAAGAAGACGACCTTTCAGTGCAGCCAGCACAACTCCGACCGATGGAGGCTTGGACGAGCCGCTACAAAATGAAGCAGGGCTTTGTCACACCCACCGTCCCCAACTGTGGAGACCACCCAAGGGAGGAGATCCCAACAATCTCTGGATATGTGGACCGGGCCATGCGGTATTCAAGTTCGTTTGCAGGGTCCAACCGGGACTGGGACCTTCCATATTACTATCCAATTCCTGTCAGGCCCATTGAGGCGTACAGCACTACACTGTGA